The Kluyveromyces marxianus DMKU3-1042 DNA, complete genome, chromosome 6 genome window below encodes:
- the LSM12 gene encoding Lsm12p: protein MSISLENILGLKVKITNVLDNVTQGKVYSFNSSNNTITLIVSRKNKTHTFKIIKTSFIKHLELVGEKHNPSSFKKDQIKPSYVNIDRVQNRLHHSIEEAKSKEKLIGKNVTYEGQFIFDLINKTISDTRWKGKSIIVLDELEIAPPYQIKNVKPVPGKKDVKSKDLIEKIVHTAWNRLENERKGG, encoded by the coding sequence ATGAGTATTTCCTTGGAAAATATTTTAGGTCTTAAAGTGAAGATTACAAATGTTTTGGACAATGTAACTCAAGGGAAAGTGTATTCTTTCAACTCAAGTAATAACACTATAACCCTTATAGTCAGCCGGAAGAACAAAACGCATACATTTAAAATCATAAAGACATCTTTCATCAAGCATTTGGAGTTGGTTGGGGAGAAGCATAACCCGTCTagtttcaagaaagatCAAATTAAGCCATCATATGTGAACATCGATCGTGTTCAAAACAGATTGCATCATTCTATAGAGGAAGCCAAGAGTAAAGAGAAACTAATTGGCAAAAACGTTACATATGAGGGTCAATTcatatttgatttgattaaTAAGACGATATCAGACACTAGATGGAAGGGCAAATCCATAATTGTATTGGATGAATTGGAAATTGCACCACCATATCAGATTAAAAATGTGAAGCCAGTACCAGGAAAAAAGGACGTCAAGTCAAAAGACCTGATAGAGAAGATTGTCCACACAGCTTGGAACAGACTTgagaatgaaagaaaaggtgGATAA
- the TEP1 gene encoding putative phosphatidylinositol-3,4,5-trisphosphate 3-phosphatase, whose amino-acid sequence MTLTKFSPEHIIKSIYSSPFNQYKNGLGLVLDVSYITDNIIVCSYPVMKYPKMFYRNSLVDLITYLDANHGRRNWKIYNLKSEVNDSDYTDDDFAMILETKRLSEYSIPNDQGSASYRSRRMLEEHCKLSGIKEIFRATNDESKKPHQLIDPQLLRAGWLDHAPPSFLHLQTLIEDIRSTILNGKVAVIHCKMGKGRSGTAVVAYLMTYLQLPRHEAQSLFLSTRFKTGISRGVTIPSQLRYLKYQEVFLRYDKSQRGQILQNLPSLQFKIISIEFVNPIGQFSSEMLRKSNNTTVSMKIQTHSNEEEAHLKDLFSKECCTGKDSLRSFSTKQIIVPNTVIDFSDIRLSFGLRSKKSQFINSISHLSSFSTFWMNLYWECVLQSKCLDNDSNYVLPKNERFEFSILWEELDGFKGMSGKGLKLFDSVCVKWNTL is encoded by the coding sequence ATGACATTGACCAAGTTCAGTCCAGAGCATATCATTAAATCCATTTACAGCTCACCATTTAACCAATATAAGAATGGTTTAGGTCTCGTTTTAGATGTATCTTATATCACGGATAATATCATCGTGTGTTCTTATCCAGTGATGAAATATCCCAAGATGTTTTATCGAAATAGTTTAGTGGACCTTATAACATATTTGGATGCAAACCATGGAAGACGAAACTGGAAAATATACAACCTCAAATCGGAAGTGAATGATTCAGACTATACGGATGATGATTTTGCAATGATTttagaaacaaaaaggcTCTCTGAATATTCTATACCAAACGATCAGGGGTCGGCTTCCTATAGATCTCGAAGGATGCTTGAAGAACATTGCAAGTTATCAGGGATCAAAGAGATTTTCAGGGCTACTAATGATGAATCAAAAAAGCCACACCAACTGATTGATCCTCAATTGCTCAGGGCAGGTTGGTTGGATCACGCTCCCCCATCTTTCCTCCATCTTCAGACATTAATTGAAGACATCCGATCGACTATCCTAAACGGGAAAGTGGCTGTAATACATTGTAAGATGGGCAAAGGTAGATCAGGAACAGCAGTAGTAGCATATTTAATGACCTACCTACAGCTACCTCGTCATGAAGCAcaatctctttttctgagTACCCGATTCAAAACGGGAATATCGAGAGGAGTCACAATTCCATCCCAATTAAGATACCTAAAGTATCAAGAAGTGTTTTTGAGATATGATAAGTCTCAAAGAGGGCAAATCTTACAAAATTTACCTTCGTTACAATTCAAGATTATATCAATAGAATTTGTGAACCCCATTGGCCAATTCAGTTCTGAAATGTTGAGGAAATCTAACAATACTACGGTTTCCATGAAAATACAAACCCActcaaatgaagaagaagcacaTCTTAAAGATTTATTTAGCAAAGAATGTTGTACTGGGAAAGACTCCCTTCGTTCCTTCTCCACCAAACAGATCATAGTGCCCAATACTGTCATTGATTTCTCTGACATTCGTTTGAGTTTTGGACTTCGatcaaaaaaatcacaGTTTATCAATAGCATTTCACACTTAAGTTCgttttcaacattttggATGAACCTTTATTGGGAATGCGTTCTACAATCGAAATGTCTCGATAATGACTCAAATTATGTACTACCCAAAAATGAACGATTTGAGTTCTCGATTTTATGGGAAGAGCTAGATGGATTTAAAGGAATGTCCGGAAAAGGACTTAAGTTATTCGACTCAGTTTGTGTAAAGTGGAATACACTTTGA
- the NRK1 gene encoding ribosylnicotinamide kinase — MTTTKVKLIAISGCSSSGKTTLAKFLANAIPGCILIHEDDFYKPDSEIPINEKYGVADWDCPEALDLDAFKRELDLIKTTGSIKTKLIHNENVDDIGKFNIKQEDWDALRAKLSSVIESDLKVVLVDGFMIFNDEELMRKFDIRIFVRAPYEVLSRRRHARAGYKTLESFWVDPPYYFDEFVYRAYREEHKHLFVNEDVEGSLRSDAGLFELINDDETEITTALNTIADYIVSHLDAN; from the coding sequence ATGACCACAACAAAGGTAAAACTCATTGCAATAAGCGGTTGTTCGTCCTCGGGAAAAACAACGCTTGCCAAGTTCCTTGCTAATGCTATACCGGGCTGCATACTTATACATGAGGACGACTTCTATAAACCGGATTCTGAGATTCCTATTAACGAAAAATACGGCGTAGCTGATTGGGACTGTCCAGAAGCACTGGATCTGGATGCATTCAAAAGAGAACTTGACCTAATAAAAACTACTGGTTCCATTAAGACGAAGTTGATTCACAATGAAAATGTGGATGATATTGGTAAATTCAACAttaaacaagaagattgGGATGCCTTAAGAGCAAAACTCTCATCGGTTATTGAATCTGACTTGAAAGTAGTGCTTGTCGATGGTTTCATGATTTTCAATGATGAGGAATTAATGAGGAAGTTTGACATTAGAATATTTGTGCGTGCACCATACGAGGTTTTAAGCAGAAGACGTCACGCTAGAGCTGGTTACAAAACGTTAGAATCTTTTTGGGTTGACCCTCCATACTACTTCGATGAATTTGTATACAGGGCTTACAGAGAGGAGCATAAACACTTATTTGTAAATGAAGACGTCGAAGGTAGTTTAAGGTCCGATGCAGGGTTATTCGAACTAATTAATGACGACGAAACTGAAATTACTACAGCATTGAATACAATCGCCGATTACATCGTCTCTCATTTAGACGCAAACTAG
- the CIA2 gene encoding iron-sulfur cluster assembly protein CIA2 yields the protein MSEFINENPDVIDETLLPSRKQDPLTNELLDNIPGSLDVNRKRQLLQIGSMESGVVQNIGLLEKLLHQQLSIKNSTSLPDLTESETDNESESENEVEDPIDSQEIYDLIAHISDPEHPLTLGQLSVVNLADIEVHDNGDKTKMAEVIVRITPTITHCSLATLIGLGIRVRLERSLSPRFRITILLKKGTHQSENQVNKQLNDKERVAAACENDQLLGVVSKMLSTCK from the coding sequence ATGTCAGAATTTATTAACGAGAATCCAGATGTTATAGATGAAACTTTGCTACCCTCAAGGAAACAAGACCCTCTTACAAATGAACTACTTGACAACATACCAGGGTCTTTAGACGTTAACAGAAAACGTCAACTACTTCAAATTGGATCTATGGAATCGGGGgttgttcaaaatatcGGACTGTTAGAGAAGCTTTTACATCAGCAGTTGAGCATAAAAAACAGCACGTCATTACCAGACTTGACAGAGTCAGAGACAGATAACGAAAGTGAAAGCGAAAATGAGGTAGAAGACCCTATCGATTCGCAAGAAATATACGATCTAATAGCACATATTAGTGATCCAGAACATCCACTTACTTTGGGACAACTATCGGTGGTTAACTTGGCTGACATAGAAGTTCACGACAATGGAGATAAAACTAAAATGGCAGAGGTTATTGTCAGAATCACTCCCACTATTACACACTGTTCTCTAGCCACATTGATCGGTTTGGGCATAAGAGTGCGTTTAGAACGTAGTCTTTCACCAAGGTTTAGAATTACCATTCTACTCAAGAAGGGAACTCACCAAAGCGAGAACCAAGTTAACAAACAACTAAATGATAAAGAACGTGTTGCTGCGGCATGTGAAAATGATCAACTACTGGGAGTTGTTTCAAAGATGCTAAGCACTTGTAAATAA
- the CPT1 gene encoding diacylglycerol cholinephosphotransferase: protein MGVFIPHENLVKLKEYKYQSEDRSIISKHILKPFWSQFVKIFPLWMAPNVVTLSGFGFIIINVLTVLYLNPTFDQEQPSWAYFSYALGLFMYQTFDACDGTHARRTGQSGPLGELFDHCIDALNTTLSMLVFCSAVGIGFDFMMLVCQFALLCNFYLSTWEEYHTHKLFLSEFSGPVEGILMIVFGFILTGIFGPQAVWHRELFVLNFADTSFVVESIHVMFFFSGLGLIFNILSARRNVVEYYRENSYSESEVKSNIRKSDKGLLPFFAYFSSVFLVAFVQPSFIGLPYVLSVGLTMAFTVGRIIVAHLTKQEFPMNQPVMFVPSLQLIIYLVFVKGFHLTSENIVHNLNWFGFGLTLGIHSMFITEIVYEFTNYLDIYTLSIKHPKKEE from the exons ATGGGTGTGTTTATTCCTCATGAGAACCTCGTCAAACTAAAAGAATACAA ATATCAGAGTGAGGATCGATCCATCATCTCAAAACACATTCTAAAACCATTCTGGTCGCAGTTTGTTAAGATATTCCCATTATGGATGGCACCTAATGTTGTTACTCTCTCCGGTTTTggattcatcatcatcaatgtTTTGACTGTTTTGTATTTGAATCCAACCTTTGACCAAGAGCAACCAAGTTGGGCTTATTTCTCTTATGCACTCGGTCTTTTCATGTATCAAACTTTTGATGCTTGTGATGGTACACATGCTCGTCGCACTGGACAATCCGGTCCATTGGGAGAATTATTTGATCATTGTATTGATGCATTGAACACGACTTTGTCAATGCTAGTCTTTTGCTCAGCAGTTGGTATTGGATTTGATTTTATGATGCTTGTTTGTCAGTTCGCGTTGTTATGCAACTTCTATTTAAGTACATGGGAAGAATATCATACTCATAAGTTATTTTTAAGTGAATTTAGTGGTCCTGTTGAAGGTATTTTAATGATCGTCTTCGGTTTCATTCTTACCGGAATTTTCGGACCACAAGCAGTCTGGCACAGAGAACTCTTTGTCTTGAATTTTGCTGATACATCCTTCGTGGTTGAAAGCATTCATGTCatgttctttttctcaGGTCTTGGCTTaatcttcaatatcttATCTGCAAGAAGAAACGTGGTTGAGTATTACCGTGAAAACTCCTACAGCGAGTCTGAAGTTAAGTCCAATATTAGAAAATCAGATAAAGGTTTATTGCCCTTCTTCGCATACTTTTCATCGGTGTTCTTGGTTGCTTTTGTGCAACCATCCTTCATTGGTTTGCCTTACGTCTTAAGTGTTGGTTTGACTATGGCATTTACCGTTGGGAGAATCATCGTGGCACATTTGACAAAACAGGAATTCCCAATGAATCAGCCAGTTATGTTCGTTCCTTCTTTGCAATTGATCATTTATCTAGTATTTGTGAAGGGATTCCATCTGACTAGTGAAAATATTGTTCATAACTTGAACTGGTTCGGATTCGGTTTGACTCTTGGGATACACAGTATGTTCATCACTGAGATAGTCTACGAATTCACCAACTACTTGGATATTTACACCTTATCCATTAAGCACCctaaaaaagaagagtaa
- the TOM22 gene encoding Tom22p, whose product MVELTELTEETPIHQTAGETAADPAVDTLQHLDESDEEEDYSSDDEDFYEDETIYERLVALKDIIPPQKRKTISGFYNGTVSTFRSLFSKGGNLLWAVTTSALLLGVPLSLSILAEQQLIEMEKSFDLQKDANDILTAGEGTAAPVTPAVAA is encoded by the coding sequence ATGGTGGAACTAACAGAACTTACCGAGGAAACTCCTATTCACCAAACTGCCGGTGAAACTGCTGCTGATCCAGCCGTTGACACACTTCAACATCTTGACgaatctgatgaagaagaagattacTCTagcgatgatgaagacttTTATGAAGATGAGACCATTTACGAAAGACTAGTCGCATTGAAGGATATTATTCCTCctcaaaagagaaagaccATCTCTGGTTTCTATAATGGTACTGTCTCCACATTCAGAAGCTTATTCTCCAAAGGAGGAAATCTCTTGTGGGCTGTCACTACATCTGCATTATTATTGGGTGTCCCTCTATCTTTATCCATCTTAGCAGAACAACAACTAATCGAGATGGAAAAGAGTTTCGACTTGCAAAAGGACGCTAATGATATCTTGACGGCCGGTGAAGGTACTGCTGCTCCAGTTACCCCAGCTGTTGCTgcttaa
- the KRE33 gene encoding ribosome biosynthesis protein KRE33 yields MGKKAIDSRIPALIRNGVQTKQRSFFVIVGDNARNQLPNLHYLMMSADLKMNKSVLWTYKKKLLGFTSHRKKREQKIKKEIKRGTREVNEQDPFETFISNQSIRYCYYKETEKILGNTYGMCILQDFEALTPNLLARTIETVEGGGLVVIMLKSLSSLKQLYTMTMDIHSRYRTEAHNDVVARFNERFILSLGSNPNCLVVDSELNVLPISGGKNVKPLPPKDDDELSPKALELKELKESLEDVQPAGSLVALSKTVNQAHAILTFIDAISEKTLNSTVALTAGRGRGKSAALGISIAAAVSHGYSNIFVTSPSPENLKTLFEFIFKGFDALGYQEHIDYDIIQSTNPSFNKAIVRVDIKRDHRQTIQYIIPNDSHVLGQAELVVIDEAAAIPLPVVKKLLGPYLVFMASTINGYEGTGRSLSLKLIQQLRNQANSTGREESETSIVSRDSKMQEVQTSGRTLKEVVLDEPIRYAPGDPVEKWLNKLLCLDVQLIKNPRFAARGTPHPSQCNLYIVNRDTLFSYHPVSENFLEKMMALYVASHYKNSPNDLQLMSDAPAHQLFVLLPPIDPKDGGRIPDPLVVIQVALEGEISKDSVRNSLARGQRAGGDLIPWLISQQFQDEEFAGLSGARVVRIATNPEYASMGYGSRAIELLKDHFEGKFTDLSEDAAPKDYTIKRVDDKELKNANLLNDEIKLRDAKTLPPLLLKLSEQPPHFLHYLGVSYGLTKPLHKFWKNCGFVPVYLRQTANDLTGEHTCVMLKVLEGRESKWLAEFSKDFHKRFLALLSFEFRKFTALEALNVIESAKKGEALQDSSEDRFNGSQSKSLTKDQLDALFSPFDLKRLESYANNLLDYHVIVDLLPMLALLYFSGKLGNGVSLSSVQSCILLAIGLQHKSIDDITKELNLPSNQTIAMFSKIIRKFTSYFREVLSESIEKTLPKIKDDVIAEMDGEVVETFNAAEVIDKMEDDLENAGNEAISAMKEKQKELINSLNLQKYTIDDTAEGWTESAKDLEKAVKSQGTVAIKSKKKRKQETAEQIYNEEMNLNKKSKKSSKK; encoded by the coding sequence ATGGGTAAAAAAGCGATTGATTCCCGTATTCCTGCGTTGATCAGAAACGGTGTTCAAACGAAGCAAagatctttttttgttattgttggtGATAATGCACGTAACCAGCTACCGAACCTCCATTACTTGATGATGAGTGCTgacttgaagatgaataAGTCTGTGCTATGGACTTATAAGAAGAAACTTTTGGGTTTTACTTCTCAtaggaagaagagagagcaaaaaatcaagaaagagattaaAAGAGGTACCAGAGAAGTAAATGAACAAGACCCATTCGAAACCTTTATTTCAAACCAGAGTATTAGATATTGTTACTATAAGGAGACCGAAAAAATTTTAGGTAACACTTATGGTATGTGTATTTTGCAAGATTTTGAAGCTTTGACACCAAACTTACTAGcaagaacaattgaaaCTGTTGAGGGTGGTGGTCTAGTTGTGATAATGTTGAAATCACTCTCTTCATTGAAACAACTTTATACAATGACTATGGATATCCATTCTCGTTACAGAACAGAAGCCCACAACGATGTTGTGGCCAGATTTAATGAAAGGTTTATCTTGTCCTTGGGTTCCAACCCCAACTGTCTAGTTGTTGATAGCGAATTGAATGTTTTACCCATCTCTGGTGGTAAAAACGTTAAACCATTACCACCAAAGGATGATGACGAGCTATCTCCTAAAGCACTCGAATTAAAAGAACTAAAAGAATCATTAGAAGATGTTCAACCGGCAGGTTCTCTAGTGGCATTGTCGAAGACCGTTAACCAAGCGCACGCTATCCTAACATTTATCGATGCTATTTCCGAGAAGACTTTGAACTCTACAGTTGCTTTGACCGCTGGTAGAGGTAGAGGTAAGTCTGCCGCCCTTGGTATTTCTATTGCTGCCGCAGTTTCTCATGGTTACTCTAACATTTTCGTTACTTCTCCATCTCCAGAGAACTTGAAAACattgtttgaatttatttttaaaggttttgaTGCCCTAGGTTATCAAGAACACATAGACTACGATATCATTCAATCGACTAACCCAAGCTTTAACAAGGCTATTGTTAGAGTCGACATCAAAAGAGACCATAGACAAACAATTCAATACATTATTCCAAATGACTCTCATGTTTTGGGACAGGCTGAATTGGTCGTGATTGATGAAGCTGCTGCAATCCCACTACCAGTAGTTAAAAAGCTACTAGGTCCATATCTTGTTTTTATGGCATCAACCATCAACGGTTATGAAGGTACTGGTAGGTCTTTATCGTTAAAGCTAATTCAACAATTGAGAAACCAAGCTAACTCAACTGGCCGTGAAGAATCTGAAACCTCTATCGTTTCAAGAGACTCTAAAATGCAAGAAGTCCAGACGAGCGGACGTACTCTAAAAGAGGTTGTATTGGATGAGCCAATCAGATATGCTCCTGGTGATCCAGTTGAAAAATGGTTAAACAAGCTTCTATGCTTGGATGTCCAATTGATTAAGAATCCTAGATTTGCTGCAAGGGGAACTCCTCATCCTTCTCAATGTAATTTATACATTGTCAATAGAGACACCTTGTTCTCATACCACCCTGTTTCTGAAAACTTCCTTGAAAAAATGATGGCCTTGTACGTTGCCTCTCATTACAAGAATTCTCCAAACGATTTGCAATTAATGAGTGATGCTCCTGCTCATCAACTCTTTGTATTACTACCTCCTATCGATCCAAAGGATGGCGGTAGAATTCCTGATCCACTAGTAGTTATCCAAGTTGCATTGGAAGGTGAAATTTCAAAGGACTCTGTCAGAAACTCTTTGGCTAGAGGCCAAAGAGCTGGTGGTGATCTAATCCCATGGTTGATTTCACAACAATTCCAAGACGAGGAGTTCGCTGGGTTGAGTGGTGCCCGTGTTGTAAGAATTGCAACTAATCCTGAATATGCTTCAATGGGATATGGTTCTAGAGCGATAGAATTGCTAAAAGATCACTTTGAAGGTAAGTTCACCGATTTGAGTGAAGATGCTGCTCCAAAAGATTACACGATTAAGAGAGTGGACGATAAAGAACTAAAGAACGCCAACTTATTGAATGATGAAATTAAGTTGAGAGATGCAAAAACCCTCCCTCCTTTGTTATTGAAACTATCTGAACAACCTCCACATTTCTTGCATTACTTAGGTGTTTCTTATGGGTTAACAAAACCTCTTCATAAGTTCTGGAAAAACTGTGGTTTTGTTCCCGTTTACTTGCGTCAAACAGCAAATGATTTAACTGGTGAACATACCTGTGTTATGCTAAAGGTTCTCGAGGGTCGTGAATCTAAGTGGCTAGCTGAGTTCTCTAAAGATTTCCACAAGAGATTCTTAGCTCTTTTGTCATTTGAGTTTAGAAAATTCACTGCTTTAGAAGCTTTGAACGTGATCGAATCCGCCAAGAAGGGAGAAGCATTGCAAGACAGTTCTGAAGATAGATTCAATGGATCCCAAAGCAAGTCTTTAACCAAAGATCAATTAGATGCACTATTTTCGCCATTTGACTTGAAAAGACTAGAAAGTTACGCCAATAACCTATTGGATTACCATGTCATCGTTGACCTACTTCCAATGTTGGCTCTTTTGTACTTCAGTGGTAAGCTTGGAAACGGTGTTTCCCTCTCCAGTGTCCAGTCCTGTATTCTTCTAGCTATCGGTTTACAACACAAGAGTATCGACGACATCACCAAGGAATTAAATCTCCCATCAAACCAAACTATTGCAATGTTCTCTAAGATTATAAGAAAATTCACTAGCTACTTCAGGGAAGTTCTCAGCGAATCCATTGAAAAGACCCTTCCTAAAATCAAAGATGATGTCATTGCAGAAATGGATGGTGAGGTAGTGGAGACCTTCAACGCTGCTGAAGTTATCGACAAAATGGAAGATGATCTTGAAAACGCCGGAAATGAAGCTATAAGCgcaatgaaagaaaaacaaaaggaatTGATTAACTCATTGAACTTGCAAAAGTATACCATCGATGACACCGCTGAAGGTTGGACAGAATCTGCTAAGGATTTAGAAAAGGCTGTCAAGTCACAAGGAACTGTGGCAATcaaatccaagaagaaaagaaagcaaGAAACTGCGGAACAAATTTacaatgaagaaatgaatttgaacaagaaatcaaaaaagagCAGTAAAAAATAA
- the NDT80 gene encoding transcription factor NDT80: MISTLQQFIDENQDIDGEDILDDEEKQSADGEVIKTFRNADGSVSSYFDKRKVRIAPRSTLQFKIGPGFTPVVPNHNIINEKGRIQDVKLEPRIDRGFDFIDDEWIGYKRNYFTVVTSFDTPGTGHLDFMKNVYYTDDGRNIEYFATKLAAKCLEDDKLINLVQHTAKRDKGPQFAPPVHAIAPAKLPKHQIIRDASNVRNESKMKKFDSYFFLHKEEVGSDCSPDSLITNYPVNPIKKVARYERIQFASSIALKKTSQQNRRFLLLVVLGCYVKGKHAMIDETSPYHELDHYDEETDMTFVPILMEKTPPLIIRGRSPSNYCQQIKVMHTKKTDFEASSQKSTENHLETTIEKKERKKRTRKNKNECSNTSGAIQYENGTHNANKIPTLLTNGLPSTFEISPNGGSMRIKNIQLHSSSTENSFPRGLQSESLSVAYLSNSATPIQDSIFKKRKLNISKPAVLEPNLEEPLDDLTDNIFNTISFDENSLLKDSRDLLSTTSVFLLKHVTYNVAEPPVVAIPRTMLPNKMEISYCLNDHSSSFAEYRPPSTAHRRVPGSRRLLTASGNPSDLLNPADWSDGPSIFRH; encoded by the coding sequence ATGATATCTACTCTGCAGCAGTTTATTGATGAGAATCAAGATATAGATGGAGAGGATATTCTagatgacgaagaaaaacagaGTGCTGATGGTGAGGTTATCAAAACTTTTAGAAATGCGGATGGATCTGTCAGTAGCTACTTtgataaaagaaaagtgaGAATTGCACCAAGATCAACCTTGCAGTTTAAAATCGGCCCTGGATTTACCCCTGTTGTGCCAAATcataatatcatcaatgaaAAGGGAAGAATTCAGGATGTGAAGCTTGAACCTCGAATTGATCGAGGATTCGACTTTATAGATGATGAGTGGATTGGATATAAGAGAAACTATTTCACGGTTGTCACGTCTTTTGACACCCCGGGAACTGGTCACCTGGACTTCATGAAAAATGTTTACTATACAGATGATGGCAGAAATATTGAGTATTTTGCTACAAAATTAGCCGCCAAGTGTCTAGAAGACGACAAGTTGATAAATTTGGTACAACACACAGCAAAGAGGGATAAAGGGCCCCAATTTGCACCTCCTGTCCACGCAATAGCTCCAGCTAAATTGCCTAAGCATCAGATCATTCGTGATGCATCCAACGTTAGGAATGaatcaaaaatgaaaaagtttgattcatattttttcctacataaagaagaagttggttcGGATTGTAGTCCTGATAGCTTGATTACTAACTACCCTGTTAATCCTATTAAAAAAGTTGCGAGATATGAGAGGATTCAGTTTGCATCTTCAATTGCGTTGAAAAAAACTAGTCAGCAGAACAGAAGATTTTTGCTTCTAGTGGTTCTTGGATGCTATGTGAAAGGTAAACACGCCATGATCGACGAAACTTCGCCATATCATGAATTGGATCAttatgatgaagaaacagatatGACTTTCGTTCCCATTTTGATGGAAAAGACACCGCCACTAATCATTAGAGGTAGGTCTCCTTCGAACTACTGTCAACAGATTAAAGTCATgcacacaaaaaaaactgatTTTGAGGCAAGCTCACAAAAGAGCACTGAAAATCATTTGGAAACGACCattgagaagaaagagcGCAAGAAGCGCACcagaaaaaataagaacGAATGTTCTAACACTTCGGGTGCAATTCAGTACGAAAATGGAACTCATAATGCTAACAAAATTCCAACACTCCTAACTAACGGTCTACCTTCCACATTTGAAATATCACCCAACGGGGGTAGCAtgagaataaaaaatatacaattACATTCTTCTAGTACGGAAAACTCATTCCCCAGAGGTTTACAATCTGAATCATTATCTGTTGCATATTTAAGCAACAGTGCAACTCCGATTCAAGATTctatcttcaaaaaaagaaaactcaACATCAGTAAACCTGCTGTATTAGAGCCTAATCTTGAAGAGCCGCTAGATGATTTAACGGATAACATATTTAACACAATATCATTTGATGAAAACTCACTGCTGAAGGATAGTAGGGACCTATTATCAACTACAAGTGTATTTCTTCTGAAGCACGTGACCTATAATGTTGCAGAGCCGCCTGTAGTGGCAATTCCAAGAACGATGCTTCCCAATAAGATGGAGATTTCATACTGTTTGAACGATCACTCATCGAGTTTTGCAGAGTATCGTCCGCCCAGCACAGCGCATAGGAGAGTTCCCGGATCAAGAAGGCTCTTGACAGCTTCAGGAAACCCGTCCGATCTTCTAAACCCTGCAGATTGGTCGGACGGTCCGAGCATATTCCGGCACTAA
- the FYV6 gene encoding Fyv6p yields MADKKPPTFVKEGLADLDKQKRNEQINKEVGELVSRKSLADQLRENSKKKRHQFQKLTKEKNSFTRLSTEDLNHINTCKSKEIEEYRSFSNWADLEEKKRLRRLEQIKQDTKTVGVSIDSDTTSSSLPSSSGTSIKKESIPTAIKVRKLKTKVANKKSLGIVSLSRKPTLKPSPKPKPKEK; encoded by the coding sequence ATGGCAGACAAGAAACCGCCAACGTTTGTGAAAGAGGGTCTTGCAGATTTAGATAAACAGAAGCGTAATGAACAAATCAACAAGGAGGTTGGTGAACTAGTTTCAAGGAAGTCCTTAGCGGACCAATTGAGAGAAAActcgaagaagaagaggcaccaatttcaaaagctaacgaaagagaaaaacagCTTTACGAGGTTATCAACCGAAGACCTAAATCATATCAATACTTGCAAGTCGaaagagattgaagaaTACCGAAGCTTCTCAAATTGGGCTGATctggaagagaaaaaacGCTTACGAAGGCTGGAGCAAATTAAACAAGATACGAAGACAGTCGGGGTATCTATTGATTCTGATACTACATCATCTTCGTTACCGTCTTCCTCAGGCACAAGcataaaaaaagaatctATCCCTACAGCTATAAAAGTGCGAAAGCTCAAAACTAAAGTGGCCAACAAAAAGTCTTTGGGCATTGTTTCCCTTTCGCGCAAGCCAACATTAAAGCCAAGCCCGAAACCCAagccaaaagaaaaatga